Part of the Candidatus Melainabacteria bacterium genome, CCAGGAACGATCACAATCATACAGAACGGTGAACACGCCTTTGCGTTGCATGCATATGGCATAGACGGAAAACCAATTCACGATAGCACTACCGGCAGTGCCTTCTACGTGTTCAGAGATTGCAACCAATGGGAAGATTGACACGGTCAATTCTTACTTCAAGGTATTTAATCTGCCGTTTTAATGATTGCGAGCACCAGAAACTTGATTCCCGCACAGCAGTGCCAGGTTGCGTTTCAAAATGTACTGAGGTGCAACTATCCATAACCCTATGCCTTCAATCATTTTGATCGGCTACGCTTTAGAGATGGCAATGTGTCGAGGTAATTGAATATGAGACAGGCGAGCCGCTCGCAGCGCGCTAGCGCAGCTGCATTGAGCAAAATCGGAAAGTTCTTCCTGGTCAATACAACCTTGCTGTCACTGTTCAGTGCTGCCAGCCCGGTCTGGTATTTGCCGGCGCAGGCAGCATCAACATCAAAAGAGTCAAGGAACGACCAACAACAATCGCAAAACAGCGGCGGCAGTTTGATGGCGATGACAAGCGCGGGCAAGCCAGTCGGTCAGTGCGCACTCAAACACACCAGTGTATCTACTAAAATTTCAGGCTACGTAGCAAGAGTAACGGTAAAGCAGTCCTTTACAAATCCCTACAAAGACAAAATCGAAGCGATTTACACCTTCCCCCTTTCTGAAAGTGGTGCTGTAGACAGCATGACGATGAAAGTAGGCAATCGCACCATTCGCGGCTCAATCAAAAAGCGCGAGGAAGCAAAGAAAATCTACGAAAACGCCAAAGCACAGGGACACGTGGCCTCTCTACTAGACCAGGAAAGAACCAATATCTTCACTCAGTCAGTCGCCAACATCGAACCTGGTGAGAACATAGACATCACGATAACCTACGTAGAACTTCTAAAGTACGATGCGGGCAAATTCTCATATACATTCCCGACAGTCGTAGGACCCAGATTCATACCTGGAGATGCGACCGGCAAACAAGGTACGGGCTGGGCACCGGACACAAAGACAGTGCCGGACGCCAGCAAAATAACACCACCGGTGACACCAGCAAACACAAGAGCCGGGCACGACATTTCGATCGATGTTGATGTTGACGCGGGTGTCCCCATTCAAAATATATCGTCAAAACTACACGAAGTAACAGTGACAAAAGTGAATGCTGATGAAGCGAAAGTTTCACTAAAAGACAAGGATACAATTCCCAACAAGGACTTTGTGCTCAGCTGGGATGTCGCTGGAGATGCGCTTAAGAGCGGCTATCTAACACATCGAGATTCAAAAACAGAGAGCGGTTATTTCACTTTGATGTTGCTGCCACCAAAACGTGTGACAGTGGAAAAAATAGCACCAAAAGAAATGATCTTCCTGATTGACTGCTCAGGCTCACAACAAGGCGCGCCCTTAGAAAAGGCGAAAGAAACTCTGAGCTACATAGTCGACCACATGAATCCTCAGGACACGTTCCAGATTATTGCCTTTGCACAGCACCAGCGCCTCCTATTTGAAGGCAAACCACAGCAGGTAACGGGAGCGAGAAAAGTCGAAGCAAACAAATTTATCGAAAGCCTGAGCGCCAATGGTGGAACGTGGATGGGACCTGCCGTCGAAAAAGCCTGTGCCATCACGCCTGACGAGCACAGACTGCGCATCGTCACCTTCATGACAGACGGCTATGTAGGCAATGACCTGGAAATCCTGGGATTGATCAAAAAGAACAGAAACACTTCCAGGTGGTTTTCATTCGGCACAGGTAACAGTGTCAACCGCATGCTCATAGATGGCATTGCCAACGAAGGTGGTGGCGAAGCAGACTACGTATTGCTGAACACATCAGGCGCAGAAGTCGGAAAGAAATTCTATGATCGCATTTCTTCACCCGTTCTGACCGATGTATCGGTAGACTTCGGCAAGCTTGACGTCAAGGAAGTCTTTCCAAAAGATGTAAGCGACGTCTGGGCTGAAAAGCCACTCTACATCAAGGGTAGATACCTGAAACCTGGCGCCGGAACCGTAACTCTGAAGGGATATGCGGGTGGCAAACCTTACACACAAACACTGCAGGTAAGCTTCCCTGAGGT contains:
- a CDS encoding VWA domain-containing protein; this encodes MRQASRSQRASAAALSKIGKFFLVNTTLLSLFSAASPVWYLPAQAASTSKESRNDQQQSQNSGGSLMAMTSAGKPVGQCALKHTSVSTKISGYVARVTVKQSFTNPYKDKIEAIYTFPLSESGAVDSMTMKVGNRTIRGSIKKREEAKKIYENAKAQGHVASLLDQERTNIFTQSVANIEPGENIDITITYVELLKYDAGKFSYTFPTVVGPRFIPGDATGKQGTGWAPDTKTVPDASKITPPVTPANTRAGHDISIDVDVDAGVPIQNISSKLHEVTVTKVNADEAKVSLKDKDTIPNKDFVLSWDVAGDALKSGYLTHRDSKTESGYFTLMLLPPKRVTVEKIAPKEMIFLIDCSGSQQGAPLEKAKETLSYIVDHMNPQDTFQIIAFAQHQRLLFEGKPQQVTGARKVEANKFIESLSANGGTWMGPAVEKACAITPDEHRLRIVTFMTDGYVGNDLEILGLIKKNRNTSRWFSFGTGNSVNRMLIDGIANEGGGEADYVLLNTSGAEVGKKFYDRISSPVLTDVSVDFGKLDVKEVFPKDVSDVWAEKPLYIKGRYLKPGAGTVTLKGYAGGKPYTQTLQVSFPEVNHNNEVLSSIWARAKVDRLQQEDYAGAQGGNINKELKDEIIQTALEHHIMTNYTSFVAVEEKTVTKNGASQTVTVPVELPEGVEREGVFGTPQSPQSMPMPAPSFSYAGAGGPGVNMMAKGLSFGRMAPRLQEASRPTANKPKEESKRSRELESQTDSKKKDSDAPSNLDKDLQKLLKAKQEGKTLPAIKGCDGTFVKVIVQLSEVSDDVLKKLKDAGFEIKSKDSRKATGRIKIENLKKLCELTVVEWVKPAQD